ACTTAATGGATTGTTTGAATTATttgtatattaataaatttttaaatattatttatcaaaaataaaaatattgtattttttaaaaaatgactaattcttataatttataattaaatgaagtttttttttatttacaatttcaataaaacaagaaatctctataaaaataaatagaaataaaatttattaattttgatgcaATTTTAGTATTCttggtttttaatattattcatttttattttcgtattttaagtatttttatagttttgatggTAAAAGTTAAGTATCATCTAAGTTAGGAGTGATTTTATTAGAAGCTTATTTAGGGTTATATATATGGtatataaataggaaaataaTGGGAAAAAAAGGACTGATCTTTTTTgtagaaattaatatttttttaaagaatcttATTAATGTTGGTCTCTGATCTTAATTAGAGGTGGGGTTggatttatatattaatatattggaGTAAATTACATTGTTAGCAGTTACCATTGACAGTATAatagtaaatgaaaaatattttaaggagTTTGTGATTTTaaacattattataaaattcaGACCGGTCTTATGGTCAACTTGAGACTTGATTAACTTAGAATCTAAACTagttcaaattatatatatatatatatatatatatatatatatatatatatataataaaaaaagaaatttatttggttCGGTTAAAAATCCTGATTGACTCATGACTCAATCAACCTGACTCGACTGGTCATAATCCAACCCTCAatctatagatttttttataatattgttttagttaaaacaatatcatttttaatattttttatttttaaaaaataaaaattgatctaaattaattctttcaacatGTAACTCAAACTTATCTTTCATTGATCTTTAGTTAGATTAACAACTATGATTTAATATATAGCTATGGATTTTCAATACCATAACCAAATAtacaaaattgatttattttccataaaaaatatgcaCAATATCTTTCATAAACgagttattttatgaaaaacaaagctTTATGTTATTAGAAAGATTGTCAATGCACGACCATTCCCTTTCCCAAAATGAGGATCAACAACTCTATATAgcatattgaagaaaaaaccaaacaatCTTTCTCTCATTTTCCCATGCGTAACAGGTAAAAGATGGGAGGATTTtgtaaatagtttttaaaagatGTAAGATGTAAGGACTTTGATATAAGATTCTGTAAATCTTCAGTGTTCTAATTgacattattgattttttaggggatgatttaaactttttatttttaataaatgaggAACTAATCGAgtttatccttattttaagCCAATTGACTTCGTTACAAATTgtccaaattaataaataatatcctCGAACGCTTCCCTActttatatgaatttattttctttaacaaaTTCTGTGATGCTTGAAAAGTCGCTAATCCAAATGTTTTAAGTTAATGGACaggtattaaattattattttaattgagtataaatttatattctgaagTTTTTAATGgcgttttaaatttcataattgatCTAAAACTTTTAGCTATTTGATGACCTATGAATTATCCGAATtgaatcaaatattagattaaaataataataaaaaagctaaatctcATTGTGATATTCACTGGAACAGTGCAagcaaatttgttttttgggtttttttatcttattttatttcagtcatcaatagtttttttttaaaaaaaattattattttaaattaaattaaatattttttttattcacaatttattttaactagCTTACAATAAGttattgtcaaaaaaaattttaggcattaaattgatatttgatgGAGTGCCTAaccttaatatttataatttttttgttccttttttaatataaagctTCATTTTATTTGGCACTACACAAGATTTTGTCACATAGAAGTGTTATTAAGGTATTTTTGATCTTTCTTGTTGTTGGAAGGTTGATCAAAGTTggaagatttttaattttatagtttttaatagattttggtatttttagttTAAGTTCAAAAACTTAGctcaatttttcagttttttagtAAGTAACTAGAAATGAGcaatgtattgattttttttttaaatatatttaggcagcttacatgtttttttttttttaaaaaaacaagcggTCATGATCTTATTTTAAAGGGTAATGTGCATATAGCCGCCTAGGACTGGTGCacctaactatttttttttttaaatcatattgtttaatagaaatttgttttttaaaaaagaagttattaaactcaattaggTTCATGAGCTGAGTCATAGATTTAATGATTTAACTTGAATAgattcaagatatttttatttcaaaatttaaaaagattttgttttatatttttaagtcaaACTAGATTTTTACATGTTGTTCAATAACTTTCGATTAACtcccatataatttaattgaaaatatgagTTAGACAAAAAGTTTGGttgaaaaatttcaagattGAACTACTAAGTCTGGtttaacaatattaacaaaGATTTTTACACGATAACACACAActattgtataatttttatggtttttaatacaatcacatcaaaattatagtatatttttttaattcaaacttgCATTTAGAATAATTATAGAATATTGTTTAAGTAGCAAATATTACTGTAAACAAATAATTCAAACTTgcaatgtaaaaaaatttagctttttttaacatttttaatataaacattagattttaaattcataattaatatttttttttaggaatataAGTTAATGAtacttacatattttttttaataaaaaaaaaaagactttaagTACTACCTGCAAAGTAGCAAAGGTCAGGTAGTAAATCTATTTCAACAAGAAGCTAACCCTAACCTTAAGCACAATTTAAACGAAATGTTGATTTAAGTTTCGGCATTGCCTATTTCAATATATCACTTACATGGTGTTTGTGTTTAGATACTGTCTTACaataagtgtgtgtgtgtgtaggatatttttaaccaattttCCACCATAAGGAAGACATGGGAAATGAAGATTAGacgagttttttctttctttctttctttctttttttttttttttttcataaaagctactttaaatatatcataatttcatttttaaaatttaaaaagacaaaGTGATAAtgataactagaaaaaaatataaaaacaaattgagaaaaataataatggtcAATTCCTAACAATTCAAATGTAgaaggattaaaaaaacaagcaattaacaaaaagaaacccaaaaaaaaaaaatacttgtaaaCTCGGGTATGATTGATAAAACTTGTGAGGCGGATCATGCTAACAAGATaatctaataaaagaaaaaaaaaacaagaccaaAAGCAAAGCTGAATTTTTTAAGGAACCtaattttaaaggatgaaacaaaaaaaatatatatataaaaaaacaacccaaaaaaaatatctaaataaaatggCCAAACCTGATGCCCaagtcatgagatcatgatagcTTGATTGAAAGGAAACTGATAAAAATCACGAAgcctatttttcaaaataaacattgtcaaatgatgaaattaaaaaaaaaatataaacttttattaacttttcaaacttgtgaCTCGAGTCACTAAACCAAAATagcatatttgaaaaaactatgAAGCCCAACTCCCgacaaatcaaaatttaaagatgagattgaaaaaaaaaatcaattttacaaaaggattcaaaataaaatagcaatCAAGAGAATAAGgatctaatttaaaataaaaggtaattgTGAGAACAacctaaaattttgaattgaatgagaaaattgaaaagaaaaatcaaattgaaaaaagaattcaatacaaaaaataaaatcaaaagaatgaagatcatatttgaaaaaataacaaaacataattattgatttctaatgatgaaattgaaaaacaaattaaaatttgataaaagaaaaaataaaaaacaactaaaatcaaacaaatgagtacgaaatttgaaaaatcagtaAATACAAGGGAAATTTTCAATGCCAACAACACAACTTCACCCAAAACACCACACATGTTGTCCCATGTTGAAAAAGATGTTATGACGCTTCCAAAATCATAGTAGAAGCCAAGGTTCCTTCATTGAATGGTGCCTTCACGCCTCCATAAAAGCACAGAGTGACTCCACATgccaacataatattttatacttATCAATGTATCATATTTCCCTAAGCCAACatgattataacaaaaaaatcagaattaaaatgctaaaaaaaaaagaccctgaaagctagtttaataatttttgcttGTAAGGGTAATTCAATAACTTTtattgtgaaaagaaaaaactaaaagttaaAATGGATGaaagctaatatttttttttttgctttgaagagTAATTAAGTCATTTACTGTGCTAAAAAagttaacaaattaatttatcccTAATCAATGTAGTAATATCCAATGGATCTGACAAAAAAGAACCATCTTATCTTTAATAACAAgctttttgagtgttttttttttttttgtaagggtcaaaatcatcattatacTATTTCATTCCATAATACAATGAGTTTAGGGCCACAATATTTTACTGATGCCtcttagtttctttttaaaatatttaagtgtGGAATTATTTCCCTCCTTAAAATAGtgataattactattattattattgctaacAACACTAAAAGAATTGAGGGATAAACATTagttgcactgttcaatgaacaattaggtttttttaaatattatttcaataatttgttgattttgaatggacctttataattttttttcattttgaattttataaggttattgtaGTCTCAAACAAGCATCTTAATATTTagttggtgtttgattttgtgagtgtttatttttgttatcatataattaaataaaaatagtttaaagaaataaaattattaaacctagtGGAGTCCATAATTTGGGTCATGGGTTTGGCAGGTTATACCGCGAAACTCGAGTAAatctaatatgttgtttttttagtattcaaataaaaaaagatatcattttgattttttttttaaatcaaaccatatttttattagtcatCTAGTTTGTTTTTAGATTCACTGGGTTAACCAGGTCATGTTAAAAAAACTCTCAtatggtttaatttaaaatttaaattagataaaaattaaatcaagagaTTTCAAAGTTGACTTAATAAAATTGAGTTGATAACAATGTCCGATTCGTAGAGCAGCATAgataataaaatagttttacCACTAATTAGGAAGAGAAGGAATATTGTGTTCCTCATTTCTATAGCAATATCTTATTAGTGgtacaaacataattttttatgtaaagaatgaaatgaaaagaacaaaacatataCACAGAGGAATAACACAATTACTACAACCCATGAGCTCAGAAAAGAGAAtccaagaagaaaaggaggaaaaaagaaaagaaaaaggtagaGAGTCTTTTACCAAATGCTTAAAAAGGGACTCTCCATGCGAGTACTTGGAGACACACCCACCTCCCTCTCCCAACCAAAATGCTTTTTCTTTTCTACTACACACTTTTGTACTGCAATTTAGGCCATTGAAGATTGAGCCAGATACCAATTTAACAagatatatcaaataattatttatattataataaaaatactgcCCGAGGTCATCATCTCTCTCATTctcaaatccaaacaaaactcaaaacaaaagggaaaaaaacaaagaaaataaaaaagcagaCCCTGTGCTTTGGGGACTGCAAGTGCAAGCTTGCTCTCGCAACTCTCAAAGCAAAGCTGTATATTGTATAGTTCAAAAAGAATTCCTCAATTCTGTTTATTACCACCCACTACTCCGTAACCCCAGAGCCACATGCTTTGCCATTCTCATCATCACCACAAACATCACCATCGCCATCACCAGCAGTTCAAGAACCAGTTtcgtcttcatcttcttcttcttcctcttttagCTAGCTCACACTTTGTTTGATCTTGAACAACATCAATCCATTCTTCTCATTCAAAAGACTTAATCTACCAAAGTTTTGGGTTTTCAAATAGTAACCAAAGATGATTAGTTTACTAGATTTCTACCATGTGATGACTGCAATGGTGCCACTTTACGTGGCCATGATTTTGGCCTATGGCTCGGTGAAATGGTGGAAGATTTTCACTCCTGATCAGTGCTCGGGCATCAACCGTTTCGTGGCGCTTTTTGCTGtccctctcctctctttccaCTTCATATCTAGCAATGATCCTTACAAAATGAACTTTCGCTTCATAGCTGCCGATACTCTACAAAAGATCATAGTTTTAGTAGTATTAGCATTTTGGACTATGTTTAGTAAAAGGGGTTGCTTGGAATGGACCATTACATTGTTTTCACTTTCAACACTGCCCAACACTCTTGTTATGGGCATTCCTTTGCTCAAAGGAATGTATGGTGATTATTCTGGTAGTTTGATGGTGCAAGTTGTGGTCCTTCAATGCATCATTTGGTACACTTTGATGCTGTTTCTGTTTGAATATAGGGGTGCTAAACTGCTCATTTCTGAGCAATTTCCAGACACTGCTGGTTCCATTGTGTCAATCCATGTagactctgatatcatgtcacTCGATGGTAGACAGCCTCTAGAAACTGAAGCAGAGATCAAAGAAGATGGAAAGTTACATGTCACTGTTAGGAAATCCAATGCTTCAAGATCGGATATTTTCTCTAGAAGGTCTCAAGGTCTGTCATCAACAACACCAAGGCCATCAAACCTTACCAATGCTGAGATTTACTCCTTACAATCATCAAGAAATCCAACTCCGAGAGGGTCTAGTTTCAATCACACGGATTTCTACTCAATGATGGCGGCTGGTAGAAACTCAAATTTTGGTGcttcagatgtttatggactatCAGCATCTCGGGGCCCAACACCGAGGCCATCCAATTTTGAAGAAGAGAATGGTGGAAGTAACAAACCAAGGTTCCATTACCACGCGCCAGGTGGTGCAACTCATTATCCAGCACCAAACCCTGGCATGTTTTCGCCAACAACTGCATCTAAAGGTGTTGCAGCAAATGCCAATAATGCTGCTGCAAAGAAACCTAATGGGCAAGCTCAACAGAAAGCTGAAGATGGTAGGGACCTTCATATGTTTGTATGGAGTTCAAGCGCTTCTCCTGTTTCAGATGTTTTTGGTGGTCATGATTACGGTGCCCATGACCAGAAAGATGTTAGGCTGGCTGTATCTCCTGGAAAAGgtgcttaattaatttttccagTTGGTTAATTAGTTTGCAAATACTATCAATAAATCCAGATTTTAGattgttctctttgtttttctactTCTATTCATCTGCTTTACTCTTACTATTATTTCCTTTCTTGATTGCTGTTTTTGTCGGCTTTGGAATTTCAGTTGAGGGACATACAGAGAATCAGGAGGACTATAATTTAGAGAGAGATGCTTTCAGCTTTGGAAATAGAGGAATGGACAGAGAAATGAATAACCATGAAGGTGAGAAAGTCGGTGCTGCAGGCAAACCAAAACCAATGCCCCCAACAAGTGTCATGACAAGGCTTATACTCATCATGGTCTGGAGGAAACTTATCAGAAACCCCAACACTTACTCCAGCTTGATTGGTCTCACCTGGTCCTTGGTTTCTTTCAGGTACGGTACACCACTAAACCCACTGAGATCTCTGTGTATCTGGACAGTACAGTAGTTAATgtatctgggttttttttttgttttttttttatttatgggaTATTGATTGTCTTTGGATCTCTGGTTTCTTACAGGTGGGATGTACAGATGCCTGCGATTATATCTAAGTCCATTTCCATTCTGTCAGATGCAGGGCTCGGCATGGCAATGTTCAGTCTCGGTCAGTATCAAACTCTTGTCGTCTCCTTTTTTTACTTTCGTTACAGCTTACAATCCTTTATTCTTACCATTTTGTTCTCTGAAAAACTTTTTTGATTCTCTCTTGCTACTTTTTCATTATTAATGTCCCAAGAAAGCACGCAGGCTAGCAAAGTAAAGTGTGCCAAACAGTCCGAGGGCGATCATGTTGTtggagtttttcttttttttctctctctctctctattacaAATCCCTCGCTTTTTGCCTAGTTTGTGCTGATGAacagtggtggtggtgatgatgaAAGTTGTATCACATCAAAAAAATGGTGGACGAGCATGCTCTTATTGCCTGCTGCCTTTTGATGTGTTGACAGGTCTGTTTATGGCTTTGCAACCAAGGATCATAGCATGTGGGAATTCCGTCGCAGCTTTTGCTATGGCTGTGAGATTCCTTACAGGTCCAGCTGTCATGGCAGCTGCTTCTATTGCTGTTGGTCTAAGAGGCACGCTCTTACACATTGCCATCGTTCAGGTCACTTTAACACACTATCTCctgtgttttcttttctgctGTGCTGTTTCTCGTTCTCTTGCCTCCTCCTGACACAACCAATCCTACTTGACTGCAAAAGCTCCAAAAAACTTAATTACTTCCTAAACAATGTTTGTTATCTCCAGATAGGATTTTTTATTCAGTTGAAATTATCCCCATGTTGGAACTAGACTCTTAGTGCAGAAAACATTGAATCTGTGATCTTGCCAAATGAGTAAAACAAGAAATATTTGTTTGCtattttcagatatttttcATCTCcagaacttttttaaaaatgggtGTTTGTGCTCGTCGGGTATtgtatctaaaatattttgaggGAAAAGATTGAAGCATTCTGGAGGTAGCTAAAACTGATCTGGAAAAAGCAATGACAGCAAAAAGAACAAGAGTAATCACAGCTAGCGAGCCCAATAATGCATCAAACCTTAAGGATTTGTTTAGGGTTACTGATGAACAGAAAGTATCTGTACCATTATTACTAACATGTCCCTTTGCCCTGCTTGTGCTTCCCTTCCCCAACGAAAAACACAGGCAGCTCTACCACAGGGAATTGTCCCCTTTGTCTTCGCCAAGGAGTACAACGTGCATCCTGATATTCTCAGTACAGCGTGagtatatttttcaaacaaagcATCATAGCTTATACaccattatttatatttatttttctctttttcatttgcCATCTTTTTCCATTGTTTTCTCTTATTCTCATCACctgattttgggttttgaaatCGCAGTGTCATATTTGGGATGCTAATTGCACTGCCCATAACTCTTGTGTACTACATCTTAATGGGGCTATGAAGAGGAAAGCAAAAAACCTCGGATATTGGAATCCATGCAGACCCCGTCTCTGGGCTGCTAGCTAGTGCATGGAAAAACTGGAAGTCAAAACTTTGAAGGACAGAGAAAAGCAGCCATGGTGAATCTTTCTAGCGAAATGTCTTCTTTTGCCTAGAGAAGTTGTAAAATTAATGTTTGTAGTAAgattatcaatgaaaaaaatggtGCCCTAGTTAATTAGCTTTTCTTTAACCATGTTCCCAGACATTTATGTTAGAAGTGCAACACAAATTACAAATGAAAAGAAGGGAAGGGAATtgctactgtttttttttttttaattaatgtgagtTTTAGCGCTAGCTTTCACGTTTCTTGattaatctcataaattttaaaattaacaattatataaatttttaataactctGAGAAGATTCAGACTAACAtgctaattttatatattttgaataacgaggtgtttttttattttttaaaaaattaattaaaactcgAGGCctttacacacaaaaaaaaaaaaaaagagagaatccgagtagaaaagaaataagaaatagaGACCCAATATATCCTAGTAACTTACAGGTAAAGTTGGCAAAGGGTTTTTGAGCATCCCATTCAAGAAGTGCTTAAGCTCAAGAGTATACTAGTATATCAAAGtacttttttgtttagaaatatattaaataatatatttttttatttttaaaaaaatattttttacatcaatattaaaacgatttaaatatatatatatatatatatatattttaattcaaattcttaaaaaacatgatttttaaaaattgtgtttCCAAAACTATCTTTATTAAATGATGGGTTACTAGATGAGGTGATTAAGAGGGATTAGAGAAACATTAGTCATTGACCTCAAATTAAGATGATAATTAGGAGATACTTTATAGAGCCATATATGCTTTTGGATTGCATGTATATGAGATAGTGCAATTAGGGCCCCTCCATTACAAGATGGGGTTTCGAAATTGATGTGGACTTCCTGGAATAATGGGAGACAATAGTCACATCCAGAgtttctccttctcctcctcctccttcttcaaCCTCCTAATTCTTTAGTTACACACATGACCTTTTTCTTGACACCTTTCCCTTTCATCCTTGCCCTATGCTTAGTGCTacgaataaattaattttgaacaaGCATATATATTGTTGTGCTCTTAATTATACAGTAGAATAAAAAGGGTACCTCAAGAACATCATTCCAAATTCATCTTATTTTCGTCCTTCAAATCATTACATTCTTCCACAACTAGAGCATGAAATGCCCAAACCCAAGAGCTCCCCCATGAAAATACCTTCAAAAGGGATCACGTTAGAGACAAGTTTTCCTCCCTCATGAGGTGTAAAGTTTAGCTGCTTAAAGAGATAGATGTCGCTGGTGTCATGCATAATCATTGCTGTGAAATCATGTGCGCATCCAATTTCCTACATGATAATCCTCTTTTGGATGAGGTTTGCATTAAaacaatcttttatatatatatattaggacgagatggaaaaagaaaaagacttcatgaataatgaaatcatttactGTGTGAAAAATActgttctttttcttgaaatcaTTGGATTGTCACCTAAGTCTTCGTTTTCTCAATTAATGCTTCAAGTTTAGGTATATGTCTTCATTAAATATAGTTATAAAATGTAATAGTTTTTCTGTATGCAATTTGGAGGTGCAATTAGTCCCATCTCGTTAATTAATAGGTGCTCAATTATTGTaatcacatattaaaaaatctatttgtgTTCGTGAGAAAAAGACATTTTGGAAGCATACATATAGTGGAAACACAaggatttctttcctttttttttttttaataaaaaaccaatattaatatattatataaaatgaatGAACTCATTTGACAcgcatggttaaaaaaaatgggaATTGACCCggtaaaaattttaatttattaaaaaaaaaaaacatcattttttaaacATGGGAATTGAAGTTttgaatttcaataaataagttGAAGCACCAACGCTCACTTTCGCTGACTCGGCTGCCAATAAATAGCATGGGTTT
The genomic region above belongs to Populus alba chromosome 12, ASM523922v2, whole genome shotgun sequence and contains:
- the LOC118046261 gene encoding probable auxin efflux carrier component 1c, which encodes MISLLDFYHVMTAMVPLYVAMILAYGSVKWWKIFTPDQCSGINRFVALFAVPLLSFHFISSNDPYKMNFRFIAADTLQKIIVLVVLAFWTMFSKRGCLEWTITLFSLSTLPNTLVMGIPLLKGMYGDYSGSLMVQVVVLQCIIWYTLMLFLFEYRGAKLLISEQFPDTAGSIVSIHVDSDIMSLDGRQPLETEAEIKEDGKLHVTVRKSNASRSDIFSRRSQGLSSTTPRPSNLTNAEIYSLQSSRNPTPRGSSFNHTDFYSMMAAGRNSNFGASDVYGLSASRGPTPRPSNFEEENGGSNKPRFHYHAPGGATHYPAPNPGMFSPTTASKGVAANANNAAAKKPNGQAQQKAEDGRDLHMFVWSSSASPVSDVFGGHDYGAHDQKDVRLAVSPGKVEGHTENQEDYNLERDAFSFGNRGMDREMNNHEGEKVGAAGKPKPMPPTSVMTRLILIMVWRKLIRNPNTYSSLIGLTWSLVSFRWDVQMPAIISKSISILSDAGLGMAMFSLGLFMALQPRIIACGNSVAAFAMAVRFLTGPAVMAAASIAVGLRGTLLHIAIVQAALPQGIVPFVFAKEYNVHPDILSTAVIFGMLIALPITLVYYILMGL